The following are from one region of the Paenibacillus antri genome:
- a CDS encoding zinc-dependent alcohol dehydrogenase, translating into MKAIATQQGNIVITELPAPTPTAGHVIVRTEFSAISPGTEMGFLKRMPEQPVVLGYSAVGIVEAVGDGVTDRFPGQRVACYGAPYARHAQRLSMPSNLTAAVPDNVDPKEAAFAGLGAIAIHALRTASLSFGESTAIVGLGILGNLIAQISNAASYRTAGLDLDAGRVEALRGLGVPHAYASPEALEEKLADAVGPYGADAVLICASGPGEALINRAMSWLRDRGKIVIVGDVTTEYSRGDMFGKEVQVLISRAGGPGRYDASYERENRDYPIGYVRWTEGRNIGEYIRLLAENKITIAPLITDVFPLERAEEAYRQYELSKPGVVGTLIQY; encoded by the coding sequence ATGAAAGCGATCGCTACGCAACAAGGCAACATAGTCATCACCGAGCTGCCGGCCCCAACGCCGACGGCGGGCCACGTCATCGTGCGCACCGAATTTTCCGCGATCAGTCCGGGGACCGAGATGGGCTTCCTGAAGCGCATGCCGGAACAGCCGGTCGTGCTCGGGTACAGTGCCGTAGGCATCGTGGAAGCGGTGGGAGACGGCGTGACCGACCGGTTTCCGGGCCAGCGTGTAGCGTGTTACGGCGCTCCATACGCGAGGCATGCGCAACGGTTGTCGATGCCGTCGAACCTAACGGCTGCGGTGCCGGACAACGTCGATCCGAAGGAGGCCGCCTTCGCGGGGCTCGGCGCCATCGCCATTCACGCCCTTCGGACCGCGTCCTTGTCGTTCGGCGAGTCGACCGCGATCGTCGGTCTCGGCATTCTCGGCAATCTGATCGCTCAGATTTCGAACGCCGCTTCGTATCGGACGGCCGGGCTCGATCTTGACGCCGGACGGGTAGAGGCGCTGCGCGGCTTAGGCGTGCCGCATGCGTATGCGTCGCCGGAAGCGCTCGAGGAGAAGCTGGCGGACGCCGTCGGCCCTTACGGCGCGGACGCCGTCTTGATTTGCGCGAGCGGTCCCGGGGAAGCGCTGATTAACCGGGCGATGTCGTGGCTGCGGGATCGCGGCAAAATCGTGATCGTCGGCGACGTCACGACGGAATATTCCCGCGGCGATATGTTCGGGAAGGAAGTTCAGGTGCTCATCTCCCGCGCCGGCGGACCTGGGCGATACGACGCGTCTTACGAGCGGGAAAACCGGGATTATCCGATCGGGTACGTCCGTTGGACCGAAGGCCGCAACATCGGGGAATATATCCGGCTGCTCGCGGAGAACAAAATTACGATCGCGCCGCTCATTACGGACGTGTTCCCGTTGGAACGCGCCGAGGAAGCCTACCGACAATACGAGCTTTCGAAGCCGGGCGTCGTAGGCACGTTAATTCAATATTAA
- a CDS encoding FAD-dependent oxidoreductase has translation MFVGQQRHADIVIVGGGVGGVAAALAASQAGKRVILTEDSDWIGGQFTSQAVPPDEHPWIERFGCTASYRKFRDDVRAYYLRNFPVTAEARAKKEFNPGSAIVSRISHEPRAALAVLRDMLAPYVHSGKLVVLERHSPVGAETDGDRIVSVAVRSEDTGETIVLTGDYFLDATEEGDLLPLAGVEYVTGAESARETGEPHALPGAADPTDMQAITWCFAMDHIEGEDHTILKPAEYDFWRSYKADFWPDRLLSWMGLVPHTLEPIRYGFFPDEPASFSLWKYRRLIDRTLFADGAFDSDITVVNWPQNDYWLGPIIDVPADVRAQRLESARQLSLSLLYWMQTEAPRPDGKVGYPGLRLRGDVTGTTDGLAKKPYIRESRRIRAVTTVLEQHLSPECRPDGTAEPYHDSVGVGCYRIDLHPSTALRTYVDVSSLPFRIPLGSLLPIRVSNLIAAGKNIGTTHITNGCYRLHPVEWNVGEAAGALASFCIDRGAEPRTVREDGDLLSAYQGRLRAQGVELEWPNIHSV, from the coding sequence ATGTTTGTCGGACAACAGCGTCATGCCGATATCGTCATCGTCGGCGGGGGCGTCGGCGGCGTGGCCGCGGCGCTCGCCGCTTCGCAAGCGGGAAAGCGCGTCATCCTGACCGAGGATTCGGATTGGATCGGCGGGCAGTTCACCAGCCAAGCGGTACCGCCGGACGAGCATCCGTGGATCGAACGGTTCGGCTGTACGGCGTCTTACCGCAAATTCCGCGACGACGTGAGAGCCTATTATTTGCGCAACTTCCCGGTGACGGCCGAGGCTCGCGCGAAGAAGGAGTTTAATCCGGGCAGCGCGATCGTCAGCCGCATTTCGCACGAGCCGCGCGCGGCGCTCGCGGTGCTGCGCGACATGCTGGCTCCGTACGTTCACAGCGGCAAGCTGGTCGTCTTAGAGCGGCATTCGCCCGTGGGCGCGGAGACGGACGGAGATCGGATCGTATCGGTCGCCGTTCGGTCGGAGGACACCGGCGAGACGATCGTCCTGACCGGCGATTATTTCCTCGACGCGACCGAGGAAGGCGACTTGCTTCCATTGGCCGGCGTCGAATACGTGACCGGCGCGGAATCCGCCCGGGAGACGGGCGAGCCGCATGCGCTGCCCGGCGCGGCGGACCCGACGGACATGCAGGCGATCACCTGGTGTTTCGCGATGGATCATATCGAGGGCGAAGACCATACGATCCTGAAGCCGGCGGAATACGATTTCTGGCGTTCGTACAAGGCGGATTTCTGGCCGGACCGGCTGCTCAGCTGGATGGGGCTCGTGCCGCATACGCTCGAACCGATCCGATACGGCTTCTTCCCCGACGAGCCGGCATCGTTCTCGCTCTGGAAGTACCGCCGCTTGATCGATCGAACGTTGTTCGCGGACGGGGCGTTCGACAGCGACATCACGGTCGTCAACTGGCCGCAGAACGACTACTGGCTCGGCCCGATCATCGACGTGCCCGCGGACGTCCGCGCGCAGCGTCTTGAGAGCGCGCGGCAGCTTAGCTTGTCGCTGCTGTATTGGATGCAGACGGAAGCGCCCCGGCCGGACGGGAAGGTCGGCTATCCGGGCTTGCGGCTTCGCGGCGACGTCACCGGCACGACCGACGGGCTGGCGAAGAAGCCGTACATCCGGGAATCGCGGCGCATCCGGGCGGTGACGACCGTCTTGGAGCAGCACCTCAGCCCCGAGTGCCGGCCGGACGGGACGGCGGAGCCGTATCACGATTCCGTAGGCGTAGGCTGCTACCGCATCGATCTGCATCCGAGCACGGCGCTGCGTACGTACGTCGACGTCTCGAGCTTGCCGTTCCGCATTCCGCTCGGCAGCCTGCTGCCGATCCGGGTAAGCAACTTGATCGCGGCAGGGAAAAATATCGGCACGACGCATATTACGAACGGCTGCTACCGGCTGCATCCCGTCGAATGGAACGTCGGCGAAGCGGCGGGCGCGCTGGCCTCGTTCTGCATCGACCGGGGCGCGGAGCCTCGGACCGTTCGGGAGGACGGCGACCTGTTGTCCGCCTACCAGGGGCGGCTTCGCGCGCAGGGCGTCGAGCTGGAATGGCCGAACATTCATTCGGTGTAA
- a CDS encoding acyl-CoA dehydrogenase family protein — translation MFTKDVIEAVRDAAGRMEREGALSNEALSYIYELGLFKLFVPEEFGGRMAPLPEALRVFEEASRVEGNFGWAVTIGSGGGYFASCLPPETAAVVYSDARAVIAGSGSPTGRALRVEGGYVVSGSWKYCSGSTYATTFTATALVEGGDPADAAALAFALRPEQVEIVPDWRAFGLKATASHSIRAAEAFVPDSHAFRVDRNDRRNEAVYRVPFLPFAESSFAAVAIGIARHLLEEASAVAEASREAWSKGGAARFESVTGRIRRAEERLTQRTQRYYDAARQAWDAHLRGDASDGDWAALGRESKAAAAEAMRAGRNVFPYLGIGALMEDAAINRIWRDLQTACQHTLLVDFQAEFEEGPAE, via the coding sequence TTGTTTACGAAGGATGTAATCGAGGCGGTTAGGGACGCCGCCGGACGGATGGAGCGGGAAGGCGCCTTGAGTAACGAGGCGCTCTCGTACATATACGAGCTCGGGTTATTCAAGCTGTTCGTCCCGGAAGAGTTCGGCGGTCGAATGGCTCCGCTGCCGGAGGCGCTTCGCGTGTTCGAAGAAGCGTCCCGCGTCGAAGGCAACTTCGGCTGGGCCGTGACGATCGGGTCCGGGGGCGGTTACTTCGCCTCATGCTTGCCGCCGGAGACGGCTGCGGTCGTCTATTCGGACGCCCGCGCGGTCATCGCCGGGAGCGGGTCGCCGACGGGACGGGCGCTGCGCGTCGAGGGCGGCTACGTCGTAAGCGGCAGCTGGAAGTATTGCAGCGGCTCGACCTATGCGACGACGTTCACGGCGACGGCGCTCGTCGAAGGCGGCGATCCGGCGGACGCCGCTGCGCTCGCCTTCGCGCTGCGGCCCGAGCAAGTCGAGATCGTGCCGGATTGGCGGGCGTTCGGCTTGAAGGCGACGGCGAGCCATTCGATTCGGGCGGCCGAGGCGTTCGTGCCGGATTCGCATGCGTTCCGCGTCGATCGGAACGACCGAAGGAACGAAGCCGTGTATCGGGTGCCGTTCCTGCCGTTCGCGGAGAGCTCGTTCGCCGCGGTCGCGATCGGCATCGCGCGCCATCTGCTGGAGGAGGCTTCCGCCGTGGCCGAAGCGAGCCGCGAGGCGTGGAGCAAGGGAGGCGCCGCTCGGTTCGAGTCGGTGACCGGCCGGATCCGCCGGGCGGAGGAGCGGCTGACGCAGCGGACGCAGCGATATTACGACGCCGCCCGGCAGGCGTGGGACGCCCATCTTCGAGGCGACGCGTCGGACGGCGACTGGGCCGCCCTCGGGCGGGAAAGCAAGGCCGCTGCGGCGGAAGCGATGCGCGCGGGCCGGAATGTGTTCCCGTACCTCGGCATCGGCGCGCTGATGGAAGACGCGGCGATCAACCGGATTTGGCGCGATTTGCAGACGGCCTGCCAGCACACGTTGTTAGTCGATTTCCAAGCGGAATTCGAGGAAGGGCCTGCCGAGTAA
- a CDS encoding sensor domain-containing protein, giving the protein MQIRQPALPTAKPSVTPSAYVLLSLPLGILYFVFIVAGLTLSAGLLPIFVGLPILLGVLTILFGIAGFERSLARAVLGLDDPEPASASASVAAERGLFRRLGRAVADPASYLNILLCILKLPIGIVNFVVSVTLVCVSIGLIATPAVYVVLERTISIDIFETSYWIADLAPNITSMQLSFVCTAIGFVLLFLSVATIRAMAAWTARFTLAMARAPR; this is encoded by the coding sequence ATGCAAATCCGCCAACCGGCGCTTCCGACGGCGAAGCCGTCCGTCACCCCGTCCGCTTACGTCTTACTGTCGCTCCCGCTCGGCATTCTGTACTTCGTCTTTATCGTCGCGGGACTGACGCTGTCCGCCGGCTTGCTGCCGATCTTCGTCGGCTTGCCGATTCTGCTCGGCGTACTTACGATTCTCTTCGGCATCGCCGGCTTCGAAAGATCGCTCGCCCGAGCGGTGCTCGGCTTGGACGATCCCGAGCCCGCTTCCGCCTCCGCTTCCGTCGCCGCCGAGCGCGGATTATTCCGCCGGCTCGGTCGGGCGGTCGCCGATCCGGCATCGTACTTGAACATTCTCCTATGCATCCTGAAGCTGCCGATCGGTATCGTCAACTTCGTCGTCTCCGTTACGCTCGTCTGCGTCAGCATCGGCTTGATCGCGACCCCCGCCGTGTATGTCGTTCTGGAGCGTACGATCAGCATCGACATCTTCGAGACGTCGTATTGGATCGCCGATCTTGCCCCGAACATCACGTCGATGCAACTCTCCTTCGTCTGCACGGCGATCGGCTTCGTGCTGCTGTTCCTCTCCGTCGCGACGATTCGCGCGATGGCCGCTTGGACGGCGAGGTTTACGTTAGCGATGGCGAGAGCGCCGCGATAA
- a CDS encoding response regulator, protein MYSMLIVDDHKHLVESLAATVPWDEYRITRIHKAYNGKQALQIVMEQDIHVLITDIRMPEMSGLELIETIRQRQLDIECILLTGIADFRYAKQAIELQAVNYLLKPVRVEELLPSIRAIADRLEERRSAEAEQERIAAEERRRIGHDLHDILGFTLTSTLMNLEAAKMLLAANREEGLKRLEQSSELLRSGMLTIRQAVRTVQQGRQETELVASLRAFLADAERLAGVTIVSEFEPEAATVDPSFAKTALHAVQEGITNGIRHGGATRFLFRLQLNEGKIRLSLWNDGRPYDGGSEQGIGLAAMRERVEAWGGAVELTSTAEPSGTLLRLTLPYGA, encoded by the coding sequence ATGTATTCCATGCTGATCGTCGACGACCATAAGCATCTAGTGGAGAGCTTAGCCGCCACGGTGCCGTGGGACGAATATCGCATTACGAGAATCCATAAAGCATATAACGGAAAGCAAGCGCTGCAGATCGTCATGGAGCAGGACATCCACGTGCTGATCACCGACATTCGGATGCCCGAGATGTCGGGACTCGAGCTGATCGAGACGATCCGTCAGCGCCAACTCGACATCGAATGCATTCTATTGACCGGGATCGCGGATTTTCGATACGCGAAGCAAGCGATCGAGCTGCAGGCGGTCAACTATTTGCTTAAACCGGTCCGGGTCGAGGAGCTGCTTCCGTCGATCCGCGCCATCGCGGATCGGTTGGAGGAGCGCCGATCGGCGGAAGCGGAGCAGGAGCGGATCGCCGCCGAAGAGCGGAGACGCATCGGGCACGACTTGCACGATATTCTCGGCTTCACGCTGACGAGCACGCTTATGAATTTGGAAGCGGCCAAGATGCTGCTTGCGGCGAACCGCGAGGAAGGCTTGAAGCGGCTCGAGCAATCCAGCGAGCTGCTGCGCAGCGGCATGCTGACGATCCGCCAGGCCGTCAGAACGGTGCAGCAAGGCCGGCAGGAGACGGAGCTCGTCGCATCGCTGCGCGCGTTCCTCGCCGACGCCGAACGATTGGCCGGCGTGACGATCGTCTCCGAATTCGAGCCGGAGGCGGCGACGGTGGACCCGTCCTTCGCGAAGACGGCGCTGCATGCCGTACAGGAGGGCATTACGAACGGGATTCGGCACGGCGGGGCGACGCGGTTTCTGTTCCGTCTGCAGCTAAACGAGGGCAAGATCCGACTGTCGCTATGGAACGACGGCCGCCCGTACGACGGGGGGAGCGAGCAAGGCATCGGTCTCGCCGCGATGCGGGAACGCGTCGAAGCATGGGGCGGCGCCGTCGAGCTGACGTCTACGGCCGAGCCGTCCGGTACGCTGCTGCGGCTCACCTTGCCGTACGGGGCCTGA
- a CDS encoding response regulator transcription factor, whose amino-acid sequence MRGREGADTYTVLAVDDELMIKRTVRKLLENSAAFRVTGEAEDGEEALAFIERERPDVVITDITMPVMDGLELIGRLQRLKEKPEIVILSGYDDFPYIQEAIRHGVADYLLKPIKPEDFRATMERVAERLREKAKTEAPRFDWLPLCEATGKRLADSVWLLRPEEIDATWEDVRLWIEERSISDTRVGRAPQANEVCADLLHFAASELRRRGGTEGAFPSLPDVRAANDDETAFRLAKESLLEAMERIRQSRNWVNHRHIRSSIERVNASFADPTLSMQQLADAASMSPAYFSRSFKAETGVTFVQYVTRLRMERAKELLTDPTKSMNDAARAAGYVDYPHFTKAFKKYFGIKPSDYRKRLGIS is encoded by the coding sequence ATGCGGGGGAGGGAGGGGGCCGATACGTACACGGTGCTTGCGGTCGACGACGAACTGATGATCAAGAGAACGGTGCGGAAGCTGTTGGAAAACTCGGCGGCGTTCCGGGTGACGGGGGAAGCCGAGGACGGGGAAGAGGCGCTTGCGTTCATCGAACGCGAGCGGCCGGACGTCGTGATCACCGACATTACGATGCCGGTCATGGACGGGCTGGAGCTGATCGGCCGCCTTCAGCGCTTAAAAGAGAAGCCTGAGATCGTCATCTTGTCCGGGTACGACGATTTCCCGTACATCCAAGAAGCGATTCGGCACGGCGTGGCGGATTATTTGTTGAAGCCGATCAAGCCGGAGGACTTCCGAGCGACGATGGAACGCGTGGCCGAGCGGCTCCGCGAGAAGGCGAAGACCGAGGCGCCCCGATTCGATTGGCTGCCCTTGTGCGAAGCGACCGGCAAGCGCCTGGCGGATTCCGTGTGGCTGTTACGCCCCGAGGAGATCGATGCGACGTGGGAGGACGTGCGGCTATGGATCGAGGAGCGATCCATAAGCGACACGAGGGTGGGGAGAGCGCCGCAAGCGAACGAGGTGTGCGCGGACTTGCTGCACTTCGCGGCGTCGGAGCTCCGGCGGCGCGGGGGGACCGAAGGGGCCTTCCCAAGCCTGCCGGATGTACGGGCGGCGAACGATGACGAAACCGCGTTTCGCCTCGCGAAGGAGTCGCTTCTAGAGGCGATGGAACGCATTCGGCAATCCCGCAACTGGGTCAATCACAGGCACATCCGATCCAGCATCGAGCGCGTGAACGCGTCGTTCGCCGATCCGACGTTATCGATGCAGCAGTTGGCCGACGCGGCTTCGATGTCGCCGGCGTATTTCAGCCGCTCGTTCAAAGCCGAGACGGGCGTAACCTTCGTGCAGTATGTGACGCGACTTCGGATGGAACGGGCGAAGGAACTGTTGACGGATCCGACGAAGTCGATGAACGACGCGGCTCGCGCGGCCGGGTACGTCGACTACCCGCATTTCACGAAAGCGTTCAAGAAGTACTTCGGCATCAAGCCGTCGGACTATCGCAAGCGGTTAGGCATTTCATAG
- a CDS encoding extracellular solute-binding protein: MQQRKSFAILLGTVLSFGTILGCSTGGSSEEPAPSGTPSTGEPATAPEAEAPKEPLKLKVTLTTGNLGHVVNSSNINEDKYVKKLEELSNTDLEFELLPHENYEQSLSLTLAGGELPDILQTKGINTPEIAPAIDAGVLLPLGDLIDQYAPNLKAKVKPDSWKSGRVAKDGVIYGIPGDNAITNGTVVYIRKDWLDKLGLSTPKTIDEYIEVLRAFRDGDPNGNGKKDEIPFSGREKFSHTGHFFGAFDVPLNAWRLVDGKLTPNHVRPEMKDALAVYRQLYEEKLLDNEFITQPGNVWDNKIVTGQVGMWAHAATYPDTWLNRLRENVPEAEIALIPAPVGPSGKPGGVYAIGSSVSDFVWTIPAGTDEAKAIEIIKFFDWFYSDEAPSDFFLYGLEGENYTKSGDAITYKYPSVKEEYDAEAMHQEWLHFTGPKLHLTDETFIKGRNMGDLIFSGIQTGMNEGIVNDGLDLPTLPALQARPELDHNGLFQEIAAKIITGQEPVDAFDAYVADWKSRGGDQWITEATEWYNNR, translated from the coding sequence ATGCAACAGAGAAAGTCGTTCGCTATCCTGCTCGGCACCGTACTAAGTTTCGGCACGATCCTAGGCTGTTCTACGGGAGGGTCAAGCGAGGAGCCGGCACCGTCGGGAACGCCGTCCACCGGCGAGCCAGCGACGGCGCCGGAAGCGGAAGCGCCGAAAGAGCCGCTGAAGCTGAAGGTGACGCTCACGACCGGCAACCTGGGTCACGTCGTCAACTCCTCGAACATTAACGAAGACAAGTACGTGAAGAAGCTGGAGGAATTGTCTAACACCGATCTTGAGTTCGAGCTCCTCCCTCATGAAAATTACGAACAAAGTCTATCCCTGACGCTTGCGGGCGGCGAGCTGCCCGACATTTTGCAAACCAAGGGCATCAACACGCCCGAGATCGCGCCGGCGATCGACGCGGGCGTCCTGCTCCCGCTTGGCGACCTGATCGATCAGTACGCGCCGAACTTGAAAGCGAAGGTGAAGCCGGACTCTTGGAAATCCGGACGCGTCGCGAAAGACGGGGTCATCTACGGCATCCCGGGCGACAATGCGATCACGAACGGCACCGTCGTGTACATTCGCAAGGATTGGCTCGACAAGCTGGGGCTCTCGACGCCGAAGACGATCGACGAATACATCGAGGTGCTGCGCGCGTTCCGCGACGGCGACCCGAACGGCAACGGCAAGAAGGACGAAATCCCGTTCTCCGGCCGCGAGAAATTTTCGCATACGGGCCATTTCTTCGGCGCCTTCGACGTGCCGCTGAACGCCTGGAGGCTCGTGGACGGCAAGCTGACGCCGAACCACGTCCGTCCGGAAATGAAAGACGCCCTGGCCGTCTACCGTCAATTGTACGAAGAGAAGCTGCTCGACAACGAATTTATTACCCAGCCTGGTAACGTATGGGACAATAAGATCGTAACGGGTCAAGTCGGCATGTGGGCGCACGCGGCGACGTACCCGGACACATGGCTGAATCGACTGCGGGAAAACGTTCCGGAAGCCGAGATCGCGCTCATCCCCGCTCCTGTCGGTCCGAGCGGCAAGCCGGGCGGCGTATACGCGATCGGCTCCTCCGTCTCCGACTTCGTATGGACGATTCCGGCCGGCACGGACGAAGCGAAGGCGATCGAAATCATCAAGTTTTTCGACTGGTTTTATTCGGACGAAGCGCCGAGCGACTTTTTCCTCTACGGTCTCGAAGGCGAAAATTACACGAAAAGCGGCGACGCGATTACTTACAAGTATCCTTCCGTCAAGGAAGAGTACGACGCGGAAGCGATGCACCAAGAGTGGCTGCATTTCACGGGTCCGAAGCTTCACCTGACGGACGAGACGTTCATCAAAGGCCGCAACATGGGCGACCTGATTTTCTCCGGCATCCAGACGGGCATGAACGAAGGCATCGTGAACGACGGTCTCGACCTCCCGACCCTCCCCGCGCTCCAGGCGCGTCCGGAGCTCGATCATAACGGATTGTTCCAAGAGATCGCGGCGAAGATCATCACCGGCCAAGAGCCGGTCGACGCGTTCGACGCCTACGTCGCCGATTGGAAGAGCCGCGGCGGCGACCAGTGGATTACCGAAGCGACGGAATGGTACAACAACCGATAA
- a CDS encoding carbohydrate ABC transporter permease, with protein MQPSRRAFVVFNYIFLTLLSLAMLLPFLHILAGSFSSGPAITQGRVSIVPVEFTLGNFQAVLGDPKIWRSFWVTILITVVGTAVNLTATSLMSYGLSKHELKGRSAIVLIVLFTMIFPAPMIPSYLLVKELGLLNSVWSLVVPGAISAFNMIIMISFFRGIPEGLTESARIDGAGEYYTLWKIVLPLSLPSLSTIGLFYAVGHWNSYAQALMYIRNQELFPLQVLLRRLLVDSDEQMLIRVNNAVQSVEGIKMASIMVATIPILLVYPFIQKHFVKGAMLGSIKG; from the coding sequence ATGCAACCGTCGCGGCGCGCGTTCGTCGTTTTCAACTATATCTTCTTAACCTTGTTAAGCTTAGCGATGCTGCTGCCGTTCCTTCATATTCTCGCCGGCTCGTTCAGCTCCGGACCGGCCATCACGCAAGGCCGCGTCTCGATCGTGCCCGTCGAGTTTACGCTCGGCAACTTCCAAGCGGTGCTCGGCGACCCGAAAATATGGCGTTCGTTCTGGGTGACGATTCTGATCACCGTCGTCGGCACGGCCGTCAACTTGACGGCGACTTCTCTCATGTCTTACGGGTTATCCAAGCACGAACTGAAAGGCCGTTCCGCGATCGTTCTGATCGTCTTGTTCACGATGATCTTCCCGGCGCCGATGATTCCGAGTTACTTGCTCGTGAAGGAGCTCGGTCTGCTCAATTCCGTATGGTCTCTCGTCGTCCCCGGCGCGATCAGCGCCTTCAATATGATCATCATGATTTCGTTCTTCCGCGGCATTCCCGAAGGGTTGACGGAGTCGGCGCGCATCGACGGCGCGGGAGAGTATTACACGCTTTGGAAAATCGTGCTCCCCTTATCGCTGCCGTCGCTAAGTACGATCGGGTTGTTCTACGCGGTAGGTCATTGGAACTCCTACGCGCAGGCGCTTATGTACATTCGAAATCAAGAGTTGTTCCCGCTTCAAGTGCTGCTAAGGCGGCTGCTCGTCGACAGCGACGAACAGATGCTCATTCGCGTAAACAACGCGGTGCAATCCGTCGAAGGCATTAAGATGGCTTCCATTATGGTCGCCACGATCCCGATCTTGCTTGTCTATCCTTTCATCCAAAAGCATTTCGTCAAAGGCGCGATGCTGGGCTCGATCAAAGGATAA
- a CDS encoding ABC transporter permease, with product MAPPKKKPYLLRHWAIYSMILPGLLYFLTFKYIPLTGSIIAFQDYNIFKGVFGSPYVGWKHFENLFTLPEFFQVLRNTLLISLYQLAFGFPAPILLALLLNEVRKLAFKRISQTVLYLPHFMSWVIVGGLVINFLSPTIGLFNDFLEWLGFERIFFMQEPKFIRSIIVTSGIWKEVGWNTIIYLAALAGINPEYYEAAEVDGAGKFRQVVSITLPALLPTIMVLLLLRIGHILDLGFEQIYMLLNPLLWDNGEVFDTYIYRVGLLGGQYSYTTAIDMFKAVVGFILLMGANRLSKKTTGNSLY from the coding sequence ATGGCGCCGCCGAAGAAGAAGCCGTATCTTCTCCGCCACTGGGCCATTTACTCGATGATCCTGCCCGGATTGCTGTACTTTCTGACGTTCAAGTACATCCCGCTGACCGGCAGCATCATCGCGTTTCAGGATTACAACATTTTCAAAGGCGTTTTTGGAAGCCCTTACGTCGGATGGAAGCATTTCGAAAACTTATTCACGCTTCCCGAGTTTTTCCAAGTGCTTCGAAACACGTTGTTGATTTCTCTGTATCAGCTCGCCTTCGGATTCCCGGCGCCGATTCTCCTCGCGCTCTTGCTGAACGAAGTGCGCAAGCTCGCGTTCAAGCGAATCTCGCAGACGGTGCTGTATTTGCCCCACTTCATGTCGTGGGTCATCGTCGGCGGTCTGGTTATCAACTTCTTGTCGCCGACGATCGGATTGTTCAACGACTTCCTGGAGTGGCTCGGCTTCGAGCGGATTTTCTTTATGCAGGAGCCGAAGTTCATCCGAAGCATTATCGTGACGTCAGGCATCTGGAAGGAAGTCGGCTGGAACACGATCATTTATTTAGCCGCGCTCGCCGGCATCAACCCGGAGTATTACGAGGCCGCGGAAGTCGACGGCGCCGGGAAGTTCCGGCAGGTCGTCAGTATTACGCTGCCGGCGCTGCTGCCGACGATCATGGTGCTGCTTCTGCTGCGCATCGGACATATTTTGGACCTTGGTTTCGAACAAATCTATATGCTTTTGAATCCGCTGCTGTGGGATAACGGCGAAGTGTTCGATACGTACATCTACCGCGTCGGCTTGCTCGGCGGGCAGTATAGCTACACGACGGCCATCGATATGTTTAAAGCGGTCGTCGGGTTCATCCTGCTCATGGGCGCCAATCGATTAAGCAAGAAGACGACCGGCAATTCGCTCTATTGA